In Oceaniferula flava, one genomic interval encodes:
- a CDS encoding ATP-binding protein yields MEIKTSDYEKLGSFYLGRSYDLKKSQLEEDLVLYDSKDLVTHGVVLGMTGSGKTGLCLSILEEAAMDNVPAIIIDPKGDIANLMLTFPDFQGSDFRPWINEDDAAKKGTSPDEYAEKTAKMWKEGIGSWGQSPERVQQFKDKCDINIFTPGSKAGIPVSILSSLECPPFEVMDDGELLGDRIESTVSSLLSLVGVDADPIQSPEAVLLGTLFGHCWQAGQDLSLESLIRHLQKPPFDKVGVIDINSFMNAKERQKLALKFNSLLASPGFSTWMEGPALDIAKMMHTPEGKPRISIFSIAHLSDSERMFFVSLLLNQMLGWMRSQSGTTSLRAMLYMDEIYGFLPPSANPPSKKPMMTMLKQGRAFGLGCLLATQNPVDLDYKALSNIGTWWLGRLQTERDKARVLDGLEGAAASQEGGFNRSRMEELLAGLGSRVFLMNNVHEDAPEVFHVRWVMSYLCGPLTRTKIKQLMDPKRDQFPAAKDQQKTAPQSSNPMAMPSASSQSGASERPVVGTGVTEYFVPFAGEADDITYKPALLREASVHFSSSKCDIDDSRLMRFTNAISEKGIDWDHDAGCTHPVKSLKSKPRQGCNFGELPGFAMNKDNYKQVEKDFADHIYRNERVKIFYCPLFKSYSKLGESEGEFRGRLATQAREVRDEAVEKMRDKYEAKIKTKEGQVDRAENSLAKEEAEASSATWDIGAKVIGGLLGSLFGGRRSSSSSSAVTSAGRAYKQRRDVKIAEKKIADLEEDIAELEAELNEEIGELDEQFNPATVKLENEVIKPYKKDIDVRTVALLWLPYDQDGQKAW; encoded by the coding sequence ATGGAAATCAAGACAAGCGATTACGAGAAACTGGGTTCATTCTATCTGGGCCGCAGTTATGATCTGAAAAAAAGCCAGCTGGAAGAAGATCTGGTGCTGTATGATTCCAAGGATCTCGTCACCCACGGTGTGGTGCTGGGCATGACCGGTTCAGGAAAAACCGGCCTCTGCCTTTCCATCCTGGAGGAAGCGGCGATGGACAACGTGCCGGCCATCATCATCGACCCCAAAGGCGACATTGCAAACCTGATGCTGACCTTCCCAGATTTCCAAGGTTCCGATTTCCGCCCCTGGATCAATGAGGACGACGCGGCAAAAAAAGGAACCAGTCCGGATGAGTATGCGGAGAAAACGGCCAAGATGTGGAAGGAGGGCATCGGCTCCTGGGGGCAGTCGCCCGAGCGCGTGCAGCAGTTCAAGGACAAGTGCGATATCAACATCTTCACTCCCGGCAGCAAGGCCGGCATCCCCGTGTCCATTCTCAGCTCGCTGGAGTGCCCGCCATTCGAGGTGATGGACGATGGCGAACTGCTCGGCGACCGCATCGAGAGCACTGTCAGCTCGCTGCTCTCCCTGGTGGGGGTGGATGCCGACCCGATTCAAAGCCCTGAAGCTGTCTTGTTAGGCACCCTGTTCGGCCATTGCTGGCAGGCTGGGCAAGACCTCTCACTGGAATCGTTGATCCGTCATTTGCAAAAGCCACCCTTCGATAAGGTGGGGGTCATCGATATCAATTCCTTCATGAATGCCAAGGAGCGGCAGAAGCTCGCCCTCAAGTTCAACTCCCTGCTCGCCTCCCCTGGCTTCTCCACCTGGATGGAAGGCCCGGCACTGGACATTGCCAAGATGATGCATACGCCGGAGGGCAAACCGCGCATCTCGATTTTCTCCATCGCCCACCTCAGCGACTCCGAGCGCATGTTCTTCGTCAGCCTGTTGCTGAACCAGATGTTAGGGTGGATGCGCTCGCAGAGCGGCACCACCAGCCTGCGCGCCATGCTCTACATGGATGAGATCTACGGCTTCCTGCCACCCTCGGCAAATCCACCGAGTAAAAAACCGATGATGACCATGCTGAAACAGGGTCGGGCGTTCGGTCTCGGCTGTCTGTTAGCCACCCAGAACCCGGTGGATCTGGATTACAAGGCGCTGTCTAACATCGGAACCTGGTGGCTGGGTCGACTGCAAACCGAGCGAGACAAGGCGCGTGTGTTAGACGGCCTGGAAGGAGCCGCCGCTTCACAAGAAGGAGGCTTCAACCGTAGCCGCATGGAGGAGCTGCTGGCCGGTCTCGGCTCGCGTGTTTTCCTGATGAACAACGTGCACGAAGACGCCCCCGAGGTGTTCCACGTCCGCTGGGTGATGAGTTACCTCTGTGGACCTCTGACACGCACCAAGATCAAGCAGTTGATGGATCCCAAGCGTGACCAATTTCCTGCTGCCAAAGATCAGCAAAAGACCGCCCCGCAATCGTCCAACCCGATGGCCATGCCCAGCGCCTCCTCGCAGAGCGGAGCCAGCGAACGTCCAGTGGTCGGCACCGGCGTCACCGAGTACTTTGTCCCCTTCGCCGGAGAAGCCGATGACATCACTTACAAACCGGCCTTGCTCAGGGAGGCGAGTGTGCATTTCTCCTCGTCCAAATGTGATATCGACGACTCCCGCCTGATGCGCTTCACCAATGCCATCAGCGAAAAAGGGATCGACTGGGATCACGACGCCGGCTGCACCCACCCTGTCAAATCACTGAAGTCCAAACCCCGCCAAGGCTGCAACTTCGGTGAGCTCCCCGGCTTTGCCATGAACAAGGATAACTACAAGCAGGTGGAGAAGGACTTCGCCGATCACATCTACCGCAATGAACGGGTGAAAATTTTCTACTGTCCCCTGTTTAAGAGCTACTCAAAGTTAGGCGAGAGTGAAGGCGAGTTCCGTGGTCGTCTCGCTACGCAGGCGCGTGAAGTCCGTGACGAAGCAGTGGAAAAAATGCGCGATAAATACGAGGCCAAGATTAAAACCAAGGAAGGCCAAGTCGACCGCGCAGAGAACAGCCTCGCCAAGGAAGAAGCGGAAGCCAGCAGTGCCACCTGGGACATCGGAGCCAAAGTCATCGGAGGTCTGTTAGGCAGTCTTTTCGGAGGTCGCAGGAGCAGTTCATCCAGCAGTGCGGTAACCAGCGCCGGCCGCGCTTACAAACAACGCCGCGATGTCAAAATCGCCGAGAAAAAGATCGCTGATCTCGAGGAGGACATCGCCGAACTCGAAGCCGAGCTCAACGAGGAAATCGGTGAGCTCGATGAGCAGTTCAACCCCGCCACGGTGAAACTCGAAAATGAGGTGATCAAACCTTACAAAAAAGACATCGATGTCCGCACCGTCGCGCTACTCTGGCTCCCCTACGATCAGGACGGTCAGAAAGCTTGGTAA